The Candidatus Methylomirabilota bacterium genomic interval CGCGCGCGCGGCTACGCGGAGGCCACGGTCGGGCCCGCTCAGGTGCAGTTCTCCGAGGACCGCGCGCGGGCCCGCGTGATCATCCCGATCAAGGAAGGCCCGCGGCTCACCGCGGGCGCCGTCACGTTCCAGGGGGCGGGCCTGTTCACCCCGCGCGAGATCGAGGCGGCCCTGCCCTTCAAGCGGGGCAGCCCGTGGGAGAGCCAGTACGCGGCGGACGGTCAACGCGCCATCGAGCGGCTCTACGCGACGCGCGGCTACCACGGCGCGGTCGCCCGGTTCGAAACCGGCCGCGAGGACGACGCGGTGACCGTCACCTACACCGTCGAGGAAGGCGAGCCGACCCGCATCGGCCGCGTGCTCGTGCGCGGGCTGCTGCTGGCCCGCGAGGACGTCGTGCGACGCACGCTGCCGTTTCAGTCGGGCGATGTCCTGCTCCCCGACAAGCTGCTGCAGGGGCAGAAGCGCCTCGGCGACTTCGCGGCCTTCGACGGCGTCTCGATCGATCCGCTGCGCCCGCCGCCCGACCCGTTCGCCGACGTCGAGGTGACCCTGCGCGAGCGCAAGCCCTGGCATCTCGACTTCGGCGTCGGCTACAGCAACGCCGAAGGCGGACGCGGCTTCGTGGAGGCCGGGCACGACGACGTCCTGGGCACCGGGGCCAGCGTCAGCATCCGCCAGCGCGCGAGCATCGGGGGGGAGGTCACGAGATGGTCGCAGCGCACCGATCTGCTCGGGCGCGTGCCCTTCATCTTCGGCTCGCCCTGGTGGCTCGACGCCGACCTGTTCCAGGCCTCGAGCGGTCAGCTGGGCTACGACCTGACCCAGATCGGCCTCTGGCTGGATGCGCATCGCGACATCTTCGTGGACGAGATCCGAGGCCTGCGCCTCGATCTGCGCTACCGGGTGGAGTCCGTCCGGTATTCCAACGTGGACCCGAACCTCATCGAGGCGGACGTCACGCCGGGCCGGCAGCTCATCAGCAGCATCACGCCCATGCTGACCCTCGACCGACGCGACGAGCCGCTCGATCCGACGCGGGGCAGCTTTCACCAGATCTCGGTGGAGACCGGCAGCCGGTACCTCGGCAGCGATATCGAGTTCGTCAAGGGATGGCTCGAGACGCGCTGGTTCTGGAAGTGGCCGGCTCCGACGGTGGTGGCGGTGGCCGGCCGCCTCGGCCTGGCCGAGCCCTATGGAGGGAGCGCCGCGCTGGCCATCCAGGACCGGTTCTACGCCGGAGGGGCCACCACCATCCGCGGCTACCGCGAGGATCGCGTAGGTCCGCTCGATGCGAAGGGCAACCCGATCGGCGGCAATGCCACCGCGATCCTGAACCTCGAGTGGCGCTTCCCGATCTGGCGCTGGCTGGGCGGCGCGGTGTTCGTGGACACCGGCACGGTGACGCCCCAGATCTCGGGCCTCGGCTTCGACGCGTTCAAGACCGGCGCGGGCGGCGGACTGCGGATCAAGACCCCGGTCGGCCCGATCCGCTTCGACGTGGGCTACGCGCTGAGCCGGATCCCCGACGAGTCGCGCGTCCAGTTCTACGTCACGGTCGGGAACCCGTTCTGATGCGCGCGTGGCTCGTGGCGCTGCTCCTGCTCGCGACCGCCGGCACCGCCGGCGCCGCCGATCTCCGGGTGATCGACGAAGTGCTGGCCGAGGTCGCATCGCGACCGGTCACCCTCAGCGAGGTCACCCTCGCGCGCGCGCTCGGCGTCTTCGGTCTCGAGCGGTCCGCCGGGCCGATCACCGATGCCGATCTCGCGAAGTATCTCGACGCCCAGCTCGCGGTGCGCGAGTCCGTCCAGCTGGACGTGGACGTGCCCGCCGCCGACCTGGACGCGGCCTGGGACAGGGCGGGGGGCGCCGCGCTGGCGGCACGGCTCACCGCAGCCGGCGTCGATCCCGCGTGGGCGCGGCGCCTGATCGAGGCCGACCGCCGCGTGCAGCGCTTCGTCGACCTGCGCTTCCGCGCGTTCGCCTTCGTCACCGACTTCGACATCGACGAGGCGCTCGGCCCCGGCGCCCACGACGAGGCCACGCGGGCGCGCACGCGCGAGAAGCTGCGTGCCGACATGGTGACCCGCGCGTTCACCGCCTGGCAGGAGGAAGCGCGTCAGCGCGTGCCGATCGGCCGGATTCCGGGCGTCGCCGGCCCGTGGCCCGCCCCGTTCTCGCTCGATGCCGGCGCGGGCGCGCGATAGCGCTCACCCGGGGCGACGCGGTGGCCCGCTCGCGGCGAAGGTCTCGCGCCCCGCTGGGGTCGTACTGGCGCGGGCCGCGTGGCCTGGCTTGGCGGTCAGATCCGGTAGAAGTCATGGAACTCGGTTGCCGAGGCCTCGAGCGACAGGACCTGAAGCGGAAAGCAGTGATCCAGCCCGTCCAGGCTCGACTGCCGGCCGAGCCGCCCGACGAATTCGCGCCGCGTGCGCTCCCGGATCTCCCCGCGACGATCCAGGAACTGCCCCCACAGCGGCATGGAGCGGAACCGTCCGCCGATCACCCGCGCCGTCGCCAGATACGAGGGCGGGAACAAGCGACGATAGGCTGGGAGATTGTACAGCCAGGAGGCGCCGGCGACGCGCGGGGGCCGATCCCACGTTCGCTTCACGTGGTCGAACAGGGCGGCCAGGTCGGCCCGGCGCCGATCGCGGCGCTCGGTGTCGAGCGGGCTCCATCCATCGGTCTCGGCGTTCTGGAAGTGGAGGCGGATTCGACCTGCATCCAGCCGGGAATACCAGAAGCAGCCGGCGCGCATGACGGCGGGCGGCCCGGCCGGGCGGTCCGCGCGCGTCAGGTAGAAGCGATACGTCCAGTCGTCATCGTGCCCCGGGCCACGAAGCCCCGCCACGTACTCGCGCCAGCCGGGATGCGCGGGATCGAAGGCGCGGCCCAGACCGAACCGGACGTAGAGGTTGGTGTAGTCGAGCAGCACCCGCTCCCAGGGCGATCCGGACAGGACCGAGACGGCGCGGGCGAAGTGAAGCTGGAGATCGAAGAACGGCCGGGGGTAGGTCAGCGTCGGGGCCTCGCGGAGTCCCTAGCCGATCTGTTCGGCGCGGGTGACGTCGAGCGGGTGGTCGATCAGCGGCGTGACCCGCTCCACGAACCGTACGGTGTGCGGCAGGGCGGCGTGACGATCGAACGCGGCTTCGTCCTTCCACCGCGAGTGGATGTAGAAGAGGCGCGCGTCGCGGCTCGACCGGAACGCGTGGATGCCCAGGCAGCCCGGCTCCTCGCGGGTGGGCGCGAGGACGTCTCGGAGCGCGGCGGCCAGCCCGCCGTCGTCACCGGCGCGCGAGTGAAACCGGGCGAAGATGTAGAGCTCCACGTCACCTCATCGGCCGGCGTAGGCGCGCTCGAGCGTGCCGATGTCGAGCTTCTTCATCTGGAAGATCGCCTTCATGACGCGCTCGGACTTGTCCGAGACGGGGCCGCTCATCATCTCGATCAGGACGCGCGGCACGATCTGCCACGAGAGCCCGAACCGGTCCTTGAGCCAGCCGCACTGCTGCGCCTCCGGGTCCCCACCCTCCGCCAGCTTCGCCCAGTAGTGGTCCACCTCGGCCTGCGTCTCGCAGGCGACCTGCAGGGAGACCGCCTCGTTGAACTTGAAGATCGGGCCGCCGTTGAGCGCGGTGAACGCCT includes:
- a CDS encoding putative quinol monooxygenase → MELYIFARFHSRAGDDGGLAAALRDVLAPTREEPGCLGIHAFRSSRDARLFYIHSRWKDEAAFDRHAALPHTVRFVERVTPLIDHPLDVTRAEQIG
- a CDS encoding BamA/TamA family outer membrane protein; protein product: AEPVPGTGDRDVTVILNGGEQAKIGEVRLLGETGLPVDQLRKALDLREGKAYRESLVRDRVRAAEERLRQEGYVTARLTAGKPDWQPGPNRVNLDVEVAAGPRFRVEFEGRRALSPAALRSRLTFETSGSADEVEQEASALQVEAAYRERGYHWVRVEPSETRDGDVRVLHFAIEEGPRVVVESVTFSGNQAVPADQLAKDLETRRPGLFRRGIFRQDQLDHDVGVVLAHLRARGYAEATVGPAQVQFSEDRARARVIIPIKEGPRLTAGAVTFQGAGLFTPREIEAALPFKRGSPWESQYAADGQRAIERLYATRGYHGAVARFETGREDDAVTVTYTVEEGEPTRIGRVLVRGLLLAREDVVRRTLPFQSGDVLLPDKLLQGQKRLGDFAAFDGVSIDPLRPPPDPFADVEVTLRERKPWHLDFGVGYSNAEGGRGFVEAGHDDVLGTGASVSIRQRASIGGEVTRWSQRTDLLGRVPFIFGSPWWLDADLFQASSGQLGYDLTQIGLWLDAHRDIFVDEIRGLRLDLRYRVESVRYSNVDPNLIEADVTPGRQLISSITPMLTLDRRDEPLDPTRGSFHQISVETGSRYLGSDIEFVKGWLETRWFWKWPAPTVVAVAGRLGLAEPYGGSAALAIQDRFYAGGATTIRGYREDRVGPLDAKGNPIGGNATAILNLEWRFPIWRWLGGAVFVDTGTVTPQISGLGFDAFKTGAGGGLRIKTPVGPIRFDVGYALSRIPDESRVQFYVTVGNPF
- a CDS encoding VOC family protein; translation: MAAIQRITPCLWFDDQAEEAVGFYTSIFPRSRVVTISRYGQEGREIHGKPPGSVLTVAFELDGQAFTALNGGPIFKFNEAVSLQVACETQAEVDHYWAKLAEGGDPEAQQCGWLKDRFGLSWQIVPRVLIEMMSGPVSDKSERVMKAIFQMKKLDIGTLERAYAGR